The Carassius carassius chromosome 16, fCarCar2.1, whole genome shotgun sequence genome window below encodes:
- the hmox2a gene encoding heme oxygenase 2a: MMAADSVSNGGENIITESDDDTLSPDDLSEVLTAGTKESHDRAENSPFVKDFLRGRIKRELFKLGTAALYYVYSAIEEEIEKNKDHPMFAPLYFPSELHRRDALAKDLEYLYGEDWESKISCSAATRPYVERIHEVGRDDPALLVAHAWTRYMGDLSGGQILKKVAQRALKLPPTGEGANFYHFEGIHSPTAFKRLYRSRMNELEVDAETKKKLLDEANLAFKYNLDVFTELQEIGKDIKEEVQDIGFHAHGDIGGDISKCPYYAAKMAVSGSTTYACNFAKMLLRPSTVQVILATCVAAAAGLAAWYLM; encoded by the exons ATGATGGCTGCAGATTCAGTGTCCAACGGAGGAGAAAACATCATTACTGAGAGCGACGATGATACGCTCAG TCCTGATGACCTGTCGGAGGTGTTAACGGCTGGAACCAAGGAGTCTCACGACAGAGCAGAGAACTCGCCTTTTGTCAAGGACTTCCTGAGGGGTCGAATCAAACGAGAACTTTTTAAG CTTGGCACAGCTGCCCTGTACTATGTTTATTCTGCCATTGAGGAAGAGATCGAGAAGAACAAGGACCACCCTATGTTTGCCCCACTGTATTTCCCCTCTGAGCTTCACCGGCGAGACGCCTTGGCCAAAGACCTGGAGTATCTCTACGGTGAAGACTGGGAGAGCAAGATCTCCTGCTCGGCAGCCACACGGCCCTATGTGGAGCGCATTCATGAGGTGGGACGTGACGATCCGGCTCTTTTGGTTGCACATGCTTGGACCCGCTACATGGGTGACCTGTCAGGAGGGCAGATTCTGAAGAAAGTGGCTCAGCGGGCTCTAAAACTGCCCCCCACTGGTGAAGGAGCGAACTTCTACCATTTTGAAGGCATCCACAGCCCCACGGCCTTCAAGAGACTGTACCGCAGTCGCATGAATGAGCTGGAGGTGGATGCCGAGACCAAGAAGAAGCTGCTAGACGAAGCCAACCtggcatttaaatataatttggaT GTATTCACAGAGTTGCAGGAGATTGGGAAAGATATAAAAGAGGAAGTGCAGGACATTGGCTTCCATGCACATGGGGATATTGGTGGAGACATCAGTAAATGCCCCTACTATGCAGCCAAGATGG CGGTGAGTGGAAGCACGACCTATGCATGTAATTTTGCCAAGATGCTGCTTCGACCGTCCACAGTACAGGTGATTCTGGCCACATGTGTCGCTGCTGCCGCTGGATTGGCTGCTTGGTACCTCATGTGA